Proteins encoded within one genomic window of Aquamicrobium lusatiense:
- a CDS encoding aldehyde dehydrogenase family protein, which produces MSRNEKHNYIAGEWVAAAEFTENRNPSDLDDVIGHYAQASAQQTGDAIAAARAALSEWAAATPQFRAEILERVGTELMARREELGELLSREEGKIHAEGIGEATRAAQLFKFYAQEALRVEGIAIASIRPGVRVEVRHEPVGVIGMITPWNFPIAIPAWKIAPALAYGNTVVFKPADLTPGCGWALAEILSRAGLPAGVFNLVMGKGRIVGDAIARSPLVDAVTFTGSEATGRGIRGIVAERGGKVQQEMGGKSPLVVLDDADLDNAIDCAIGGSVISTGQRCTSNTRIIATPAIHDALVEGMAKRTRALVVGNALDPASHIGPVVDQKQLDTNLRYIAIADDEGAERLCGGEILERPQRGFYLSPAVYANCTNQMVHVREEIFGPVVSVIKAADYEEALAIANDSDLGLSSGICTKSLKYAEDFKTRSASGMVFVNLPTAGVDYHVPFGGKKASSYGPREQGRAAREFFTSSKTAYTNPL; this is translated from the coding sequence ATGTCCCGCAACGAAAAGCACAACTACATCGCCGGGGAATGGGTGGCCGCCGCCGAATTCACCGAAAACCGGAACCCGTCGGATCTCGATGATGTGATCGGCCACTATGCTCAGGCGAGTGCACAACAGACCGGGGATGCCATTGCCGCCGCGCGCGCCGCACTGTCGGAATGGGCGGCGGCGACGCCGCAGTTCCGCGCGGAAATTCTGGAGCGGGTCGGCACCGAGCTGATGGCACGCCGTGAAGAGCTTGGCGAATTGCTCTCCCGCGAGGAAGGCAAGATACACGCCGAAGGCATCGGGGAAGCCACCCGTGCAGCACAGCTTTTCAAGTTCTATGCGCAGGAAGCCCTGCGCGTAGAGGGCATCGCCATCGCCTCGATCCGGCCCGGCGTGCGCGTCGAGGTACGACACGAACCAGTCGGCGTGATCGGCATGATCACGCCATGGAATTTCCCCATCGCCATTCCGGCATGGAAGATCGCGCCCGCCCTCGCCTATGGCAACACGGTGGTGTTCAAGCCCGCCGACCTCACGCCCGGCTGCGGATGGGCGCTTGCCGAAATCCTCTCGCGCGCCGGCCTGCCTGCCGGGGTCTTCAACCTCGTCATGGGCAAGGGCCGTATCGTTGGTGATGCCATCGCCCGTTCGCCTCTCGTCGATGCCGTCACCTTCACCGGTTCGGAAGCAACCGGCCGGGGCATCCGCGGCATCGTTGCCGAGCGCGGCGGCAAGGTGCAGCAGGAAATGGGTGGCAAAAGCCCTCTCGTGGTGCTCGACGATGCCGATCTCGACAACGCCATCGACTGCGCCATTGGCGGCTCGGTGATTTCCACCGGCCAGCGCTGCACGTCGAACACCCGCATCATCGCCACCCCGGCCATTCACGATGCGCTGGTTGAAGGAATGGCGAAGCGCACGCGTGCGCTGGTGGTCGGCAATGCCCTCGATCCCGCAAGCCATATCGGCCCCGTGGTGGACCAGAAGCAGCTCGACACCAACCTGCGCTACATCGCGATCGCCGATGACGAGGGCGCCGAGCGTCTTTGCGGTGGCGAGATTCTGGAACGGCCGCAGCGCGGCTTCTACCTGTCGCCGGCGGTCTACGCCAACTGCACCAATCAGATGGTGCATGTGCGCGAGGAAATCTTCGGGCCGGTCGTCAGCGTGATCAAGGCCGCCGACTATGAGGAAGCGCTCGCCATCGCCAACGATTCGGACCTTGGCCTTTCCTCGGGAATCTGCACGAAATCGCTGAAATATGCCGAGGACTTCAAGACCCGCTCCGCATCGGGCATGGTGTTCGTCAACCTGCCGACCGCAGGCGTCGACTACCATGTTCCGTTCGGCGGCAAGAAGGCGTCGAGCTATGGCCCGCGCGAGCAGGGCCGCGCCGCGCGCGAATTTTTCACCAGCTCCAAAACGGCCTACACCAACCCGCTTTGA